The Thermodesulfobacteriota bacterium DNA window NNNNNNNNNNNNNNNNNNNNNNNNNNNNNNNNNNNNNNNNNNNNNNNNNNNNNNNNNNNNNNGCGAACGATCCCCCGGTGACGATGCCGTCAAGCCCTTGACTTCAGGGACCGCCGAGGCGGCACGGGGCAAGCTTCCCGTCGAGAATGCCGGTAATAGCGAACGATCCCCCGGTGAAAATGCCGTCAAGCCCTTAACGCCAGGGACCGCCGAGGCGGCACGGAGCAAGCTTCCTGTCGAAAATGGCGGCAATACCGGACGTCTCTATGTAAACACAAATATAAAAAACGCTGCCATTACCCTTCCTGACATCAAGCAAGAATACAGCCCCGGCATGCCGCTGGCACCGGGTCAGTATAAAGTAATCGCAACGGCACCAAACCACGCGCCAATAGAACAAATCGCTGTTGTCTCAGCAGGAACTGACAACAAAATCGACATGCAGTTTTCCTCTGATATGGGCACCCTTAAAGTTACTACCGATCCCTCCGATGCCGTTATAAAAATAATGAATTATGATAAAGAATTTCAACAGGGGATGGAACTACCGGCAGGTGAGTACCAGATTGACGCTGAATCAGGCCTTGCCAGGGCAAGTGAACGGGTCACCGTTTTTGCCAATAAGGAAAACAGCGTATCCTTATCGTTAACCCCGGCTGAAGTCTTTGCAAACCCCCTGGGTATGAAATTCAAATGGATCGGTCCCGGAAGTTTTACGATAGGCAGCCCGACAACTGAAGCCGGGCGTCACATGGACGAATATCAGCACGAGGTTACCATCAGCAAGGGATTCTATATTCAAACCACGGAGGTAACCCAGAAACAGTGGCGCAGCCTGATGGGCAACAATCCATCTTATTTTACAGGTTGCGGCGAAAATTGCCCCGTGGAAAATATATCCTGGCTGGATGCCCAGGAATTTATAAAAAAATTAAAAGCAAAATATAACATGAATTACGATATACCCACGGAAGCTGAGTGGGAATATGCCTGCCGCGCCGGAAGCAAAACAGCCATATATACCGGCCCTCTGAGCATCTTAAGTCTTAATGACGGCCCGGAATTGGATCCTGTTGCCTGGTATGGAGGCAATAGCTGCGCGGACTACAACGGGGCCGATGACTGCTCCGGACGCAAAGGAGCGCAGATCCGATGCCAGCAATGCGGAACACATCCTGTCGCGAAGAAAAGACCTAATGCCTGGGGGTTATATGATATGCTGGGCAATGTCTGGGAATTGTGTTCAGACTGGTATAACAATTTTCCCGGCGGTTATCAGACAGGTGCTGTTACCGATCCCAGGGGACCGACCATCGGCACACACCGCATCATCAGGGGGGGGAGCTGGTTTAGCGAGGCGGCACAATGCCGGTCAGCATTCCATGACAGGAGCAATCCAACCGTTCCGAGTAACGGCGTAGGGCTTCGGGTCATTATACGCAATTAAACAGGCAAAACATTTAGGGCGGTTTTTATGATAAAAACCGCCCTTTTTTATACCTGCTCCAAATTGTAGGGGCAACCCCCAGTGGTTGCCCATCGATTGGGCAGGCACAGGGGCCTGCCCCTACAGATCGTGCATCATCCGGGTTAGTACATATAGGGATCTCCCGGATATACCCTGTAACGGTATTTGACGGGCCCGGACATCATGCTGGTAGACATCATAGAAACGATGCCTCCCAGCGCGTTCATGCTCTCCATCTTCGGAATGACGGCCTCGCCCTCAAGCACCATTTTCCCTGAGGCAAAATCAGCAATAGGACCTTTAAAAAACAGTTTCATCTCAACCGGGGTCGAGGTACGTGCTTTCCCCCCCCATTTTTTCACATGAAAATGGCTCTTTACGACACCATTCATGGTAATGGTCCCTATGCTGTCCAGGTATAAAGTACCCGTAAACGGCTCAAGCTGTTCCATCCTGAAGTCCACTTTCATTGGAAGAAAGGCGACACGTACTTTAACCTTAAACGGAGGCAAATTAATACTGCCGTTTTCAAGTTTCAAAGAAGATATATTTGCGCCGCAAGTCATTGTGGTTGTGTCCGGCAGTTTGACTTGCTGTTTCAAATTTTCAATCTCAACCATCCCGTCCACGTGCCAGTTTTCCATTTTAATCACAAAATCATCTTCCGGCTTCTGTGCGTCAGATACAGGACGAGCGCCGGTGCTGCACAATGTCGTCTCATCCAGAGGCGCGCCGTCAAACCGGTCTTTCATCCAGGCTAACGCGTATGGTGCCACCTGAAACATCGGGATAATATGCTCGGCCGTCGGAAACACCTGGAAAGAAACCTTCATCCCCATTTTACAATAAGCATCTTTGAGATCCAGGGCCTGATCCATGGGAACAAACGGATTAGCTGATCCGTGATACAGATAAACCGGAGCGTTGATCGGGCTTTTGCCGAGCTTCATGCCATCGACAATCGCGGCCACCCTGGGGACCCTTTCAATTAAATCGTTTATCGTAAGGCCGTCCTTTGTTAACGCTTTGGTCCCGATATGCATATATATTCTCAACCCGTCGAACACACAGTAATCCCTCGCGCCTTCAAAGGCCTCACGCCCTCCCTCATTTACAAGATCATATAACGGCACTTCATTGGGATACTGGTAATAGAGCCCGGCTAAAAATAAAAGGTAATAATTGGATCCTGGTCCGCCGTCCATGGTTCTTCCCACATGGATGAGATCAGCGACAACACCGCCCGCTATAACACCAACCAGATTCAAATCAGGCATATAAGACGGCTGAAGCTGGCCCGCCCACGCCGCGGTCTGCCCGCCCTGATCGTACCCCCAGGTAACGACTTTATCGCTATGGCTGAACGGGGAGTGAGGAATCTGCCTTGAAGCCTTAAATATATCCAGTGCGGCATGACCCTGGTTATGAGCGTTACAGTATGATGGATACCCGCCAGTGGTATATCCGGGATAATCGCTTATTAACACGGCGTAACCCGCTTTAAGAATGGCGATAATATTATCGTTTTCCCAGTAGTTGCCTGCCCTGAGTTGAAAAGAAGGAGCGCATTTCTGGCTAAACCCCTGAGTGGCGGGGCAATAAATAACCACGTTCCCATGATCCCAGGCCCCAGGCACGATGACGGTACCTGTCACGACGTTTGGCATGCCAAGCGCATCAGAAGACCGATACATGATCTGCCATGAATCAAACGGGGGCGCATCAGGGATTACGACCTTTGCTTCTATAAATTTGATAAGATCACCATGAACGCCTGCCGGCAGTGGAGACGGCTCTGAGTATAGAGACTGCACCGATACGCTCTTTTCGGATTCAGCCATGGCCGGAGCGGCAAACAGCAATGCCGATATCATTATTAATAACAGGACCGCCGGAGACCTACTGATTTTAACCATTTTGTTCCCCCCTTACGCTGAATGGTTACTAACAACAGTAATGATGATTGTTGTTCAGGAATTTGTCTGTCTTTTGTACCCCAACCCATGATGATTTTTTAGTGTAACAATTTGAAAAAAAAAATACAAATCTTGAATCGGCCTGACCTAAGCGCCCCGATTGCCGATCAACATGTAGCGCCCAGAATAAGATTGACACACAAGGCCGCACTTGCTATAGATAAAGGCCATAAAAGCAAGTTCTTATCCTTATCCTTTATCCTTGAAGATTTTACTCTGGTCGATTAACCCGGAAAGAGAGCCAATGAACGATAACATCATCGAACAACGGAAATTCAAGCGGTTTTTCTTCCCAAATCATGAAATGATTCGAGCTGTTTTTTCATTTTCAGATGACAAGGGACTGATTTTTGATTCAAAGGTATTGAATCTGAGTGAATTAGGACTTGGGTTGGTGGTGCACAAAACCGATACCAACGCGGCCGACGACCTCAAGGCTGGAGACATTTTGCACCTCAAGGGGATTGTTGGGAATCCTGATCTGGAATTTATGCGCGAAATTAAATCTGAAATCCGGTGGGTCGTGAATGCTCAATGGATGGACAATATCGGGTTTGGATGCGAATTCATCGACATTTCTGCTGAACTGAGGGAGAAAATTGATTCCTTTATAAACGTCGCCGAAGAAATGATGGATAGCTCAACATAGGCGATCCCGATAATGGGCTGAAGTTTCCGGGATCGGCCGGGGGCTAACCTCGACCCGGAGAATTTACGGGTACAAAGGGATTAGGCGGGATGTCGGGATGACAAGGGCAGAAACGTCCGGACGAGAACGCTTTAGGCCCTGCCTTCCACGGAGAAATGCCGGTCCAGGCGCATGGTGCTGAACAGGGTTTTGATGTTTCGGTCGGCGTTTTTGATTTTCAGCTTGCCGCCGTTTTTGGAAAGAGAGTTGTGAACGGCGATCATGACGCCGATGCCGACGGAATCGACCATTTCCACGCCGGACATGTCGATGATAATAAATTCCGGTTTTTCCTGGACCAGGGCATGCAGTTCGGCCCTGAATTCATCTGCTATGGAGGCGGTAATATTGATGCCGGGTTTGACGGTAACCTGTGAACCGGTTTTTATGATCTGGCTGGTACTCATCACTGCCTGCTCCACTATCTAATGGGTAACGTCTGTAAACAGTGATGGAAACGTATCATGTTTTTACCGGATAGCAAACAAAAAAATCAGGCCGAAGCGGCGACGGTTTCCTGCTGTTCCATCAAACGCTTGACCTGCTGAAAAAACTGATCCGTATGTTGAGTGTCCAGTGCCCAGAAATTGTAAGTCTTTTCATACGAGATGCCCAGTTCGGTGGCAGCGCTGGCCGGATAGATAAAAATCGGCATGATGGCTTTTTTCAGGTTGCGGCAGATGCGCTCAAGAGACGTAAACAACGCTTCCGCCGGGAGCTCCTTGCGGTCGATGATAAAGATCTTGATGCAGCTGGTGAATTCGGACATGTTCAGCCCGATGTCCGAGGTGTTGACCATCAGGACGGCCTTGAGCCACCGTTCCAGCTTCAGGGAGAGCAGGTAGCGTTTTCGCCTGAATCCCAGCGTCAGGTAATCGTTGGAGAGGTTGTTGATGCTGCCGTAGGATTTCGGGGAAAGATCCAGGGACTGGAGCATCAGCCCGCCGGATTTGTTTTCGTAGAAACTTTCCAGGATGGCCAGTTCTTCATGAACCGCGGTGCTCAAGGTGTAGCCGGCCGGCAATTCCTGGTTTTCGGAGCCTTTCGCTTTGTATCGTAAGTAAGCCAGGGAGTCGATGGAACATCCTTTCTGGCTGCGGGTATTGTGCGTGATGCTGCTGAATACGGATTTGGCGAACTTGTCGTTGGCGTCAAAATAGTTGATCAGGTAGTCCAGGTTGGAGGAGGCGAAAGTATAGGACTCATAGACATAACGGGAGGACTGCTTGAGCAGTGACAGTTTCTGGTGCAGCTGGGGAACGGTGTCCGGTGAAGTGTGCAGGCACAGGAGCCAGGATTTTTCATAGAACCGCAGCATGGCCATATGGCCCAGAATCATCCCCTTGTCCTGGTAAATGAAGTGACGGGCGATATGGGGATTGCGGGTGTAGAGGTTTTCGTAAGTTTTTTTGACCTGCTCCTTGTGCTTGTGGAAAAATTCATAGTTGTCCGAATAAATGATACCGTTGCGGAAAAAGAATTCCCAGAGCAGGTTCATGTCCACCTTGTCGCACAGATAGGAGTTCCTGTCCTCCGCCTGGCCGAGCATGGCCAGAAGATCCATGTGGTCGTTGATCGCCATATCCAGAATGGAAATACCGCATTTTACGGTGTTGTCCTTTTTTTTATCGGGCTGGCTGTAGATAATCTGTCCCCGGCATTTGAGCAGGAACTGATTGCCGAACTTCAGAATGGTGTCGGGGATGATCAGGCCGGGCAGGAGCTGGGCGTCCTCCTTGAATTCATCCACGGCAAAGCCCGATCCGGACATATCCAGTATTTTAAGCTGGATGCTTTTCTGCGTCAGGGGATGCCGGATAATGGCGTCGGGGGAGGGGACCAGTTCCTGGCGGGTGCTGCGGAACTCCTTGGGTTTAAACCGCTGGATTTGAAAGTTCAGGGGCTCCAGCACGATGTCCCGGTGGATTTTTGTCCCGCTCTGTTTGAAGATCAGGGCTTCCCCTGAATAAACCGTATCCTTGTTGCATTTGAATATCAGGTTGACCTTGGTGTTGGAGTTGATCCATTTGAAGGTGGGGGAATACTTTCGCTCCAGGCGGACATGAAAGGCCATGGTGCTGAAATCCAGAAGCGTGCCGCGATAGACGTTGCTGTTCTGAACCATCTGCACCTGCACGCCGGTACTGTCATACCGTTTCACCCGGCGCTTGTTGATTTCCTCGTACATGCTGGGAAGCTTGAGGACGATTTTGGTCCGGGTGGCGCTGACCACCCGCGGTTTTACCTGAAGGACTTTGTTGTTATCCTGGATCAGCAGGTTGGTCAGGCGATAATTTTTAAATACCGGGATCAGATCGTCAATATCCGTCCACACGCACTCCAGGGTCTCCCCCTGACAGGGTTGAGGCATGACATGCTTGCTGATCTTGTAATCGTGATTCTTATGCTGAAAGTTGATGATGATGGTTTCATCCTGGAAGTTCAGGTAATTGATCCGGTCAATCAGGTATCTGATTTTGCCGCTTTTTTTCCCCCGCAGGCCGGCTGTTTTTTCATTCAGACTGATGAGCTGGGACTGCTCCTTGACTTTCAGCTTGCTGCCGGTTGACGGGTCAGGAAATATTTTTACGGTTTTGGCGTCGCCGCTGGACATGGGTTTGTAAATGACATGTTTCTTTCCGGACGGTTCCATGGGTTTTCCCTCATGCTGTTTATTGATTTTATTATAATATCAGAATTAGTTGACAAGATCGAGAGCAAAAACAGATGACGGGGAATAAGCACCATATCTGTGAATCGGATGGATTTTGAGCGCAATTGGTAGTGGTTCAGATTGACGATCGCCTCGATATAACCCTGATGTCCGGGTTAGTGGCCGAAAGCGCGGGCGATCAGGGGGATGGCGATGAACGTGCCCAGGGAGGCCGTCAGATTGACCAGCGCGGTGACCAGCAGGATATGGGTGGCCCGGTTTTTCCAGAACCCCTTTAAAGAAGTGATGTCCTGTGGCAGGTCTTCCAGATCGCCGACGGTGGGTTTTTTGAGCAGCGCTTCGGACAGACCGGCGATCCAGCCCGCCGCCAGCAGGGGATGAAGGGTCGTGACCGGCGCCACCACCGCGGAGACGAGAATGGTGATGGGATGGGACCAGGACACGATTGCCCCCAGGGCGGCCATGGCACTGGTGACCCCGACCCAGATGCCGACGAGCTGCATCCCGGTATCCTTCCCGCCGTAAATGAAGCCGGCGGCCAGCACCGCGATAATGGCCAGCGGCAGGGACCACTTGACGATTTGCGAAAAAATTCCCGGCGGAGGGACCGTATCCAGTTCAGTGATGTCGTCTTCGGTATCCCAGAACTGGCGGATGCCCGGCACGTGGGCGGCGCCGACCACCGCCACGATGGTCTGGCCCGGCGCGTTTTTGATCCGGTGGGCCAGGTACCGGTCGCGCTCATAGACGAGGATTTTCTGCAGCACCGGAAAGGATGATCCCAGTTCGGAAAGCATAACCTGAAGCACGTCTTCCTGTTTCAGCCGCTCAATGTCTTCTTCCTTGACGTCGTCGGCCCCGACGATGGCGGTCAGCAACTGGAAAAGCAGTTTCATTTTACTGAAAAATCCGACCGCCTTCCAGATCCGGGCCAGGGTGATGCGGATTTCCCGATCGGCCAGGTGAATGCGGGCGCCGACGGCTTCGGCCGCCGTAATGGCGCTGATCATGTCCTCGCCCGGCTTGATGCCGAACTGGTCGGCGATTTTCTTCTGAAAGGAGGCCAGCAGCAGGTTGGCCAGCAGCAGAAAGGCCTTATTTTCCTTGACCACCTTGAACAGGTCCATTTCCCGCCACTTGTTGCGGTCGCGGATGGAATCGAACCGGGGCTGGCACAGTTCCACGCAGACAGTGTCCGGCCGCTTGTCGGCAATGATGGAACTGACCAGTTCAGCACTCTGCCGGGAAACATGGGCCGTGCCCACCAGGAACACGGTTTTATCACCTCTGGTCAGGACGAGCGGTTCGTGATTGGGGTTGCTAATTGCGTCCATATATACTATGAAAACGTCTCATGTCTTGCGGGTATCGCGAATGAGGGAGTCCGGATTCTCATTATCAGAGATACCCCGGTTGCAACATCAAGGGCGCCGGCCGGAGCCGGGAAAACTATCCGGCATATAGCCATGATTTATACCGGGTGTCAAGCAGGGAATCTCTTTTTCATTCGTTAACGGACGATACCTGAACACGTAAAATCTTTACGGGGTCTTACCGGCCCCGTGAGGCAAGAACAGGGGAGACGCATCGTGACCAGAAAAGAAGCCGGTCTTGTGCCGGAGAACTTTATGATAGCCGAGGAACCCTACTATCTTCCTTCCGGCAATGAAATTGAAATGTTCGAGGCCGCCTATGACCGGCGGCTGCCGGTCATGCTCAAAGGGCCGACCGGCTGCGGAAAAACACGGTTTGTTGAGTACATGGCTTACCGCCTTCATCTCCCGCTGATCACCGTCGCCTGCCATGAAGACCTGTTCGTATCCGATCTGGTCGGCCGCTACATGCTGAAAAAAGATGAAACCGTCTGGGTGGATGGACCGCTCACGGCGGCGGTCCGAATGGGAGCCATCTGTTACTGTGATGAAATCGTCGAGGCCAGAAAAGACACCACCGTCGTTATTCACCCGCTGACCGATGACCGCCGGACGCTTTATATCGATAAAAAAGGAGAGGTGGTCAAGGCCCATCCGGATTTCGCCCTGGTCATATCCTACAATCCCGGCTATCAATCCGTTCTCAAGGACCTCAAGCAGAGCACACGGCAGCGCTTTATTTCCTTTGCTTTTGATTATCCGGGTTTTGACCAGGAAGTGACGATTCTGCAGCGGGAGACCGGGACCGACGAAGTGACCGCCGGTAAGCTGGTGGCCCTGGGGCAGAAGATACGGAATATCCGGGACCACGGCCTGACCGAGGGGGCCAGTACACGGCTTCTGGTTTATGCCGCCCGGCTGATCGCCGGCGGTGTTCCCCCCGTTGATGCCTGCCGGACGGCCATATGCCTGCCGCTGACGGATGATGCCGGGCTGCAGGAGACTATGGAGGATCTCGTTCGGGATGTGTTTTAGCGCCCCCCCTGACCGCTGTTGAGATGAAAAACGTATTGTCTCCTTCTGCCGAACCCATGAGAAAGCTGGCTCTGGCCGATCCGGAAACGGCCGGGGAATTCCGCGCCCGGCTGGAGCGCGAGAAAATTGAGCCGGATTCCGCCGTGACCGGAGCAATGGCCGATGATATCATTTACGGCCTGTCTCTGACGACTTCCCTCGGCCGGGCCATTGCCGGGGGATATGTGCGCTTGATCGCTGCCGGTGTCGGCCCCGGAAGGATAGACCGTTACCGCCGGGCCATTCGCAGGGAGGGGGACGAAAACACCACCTGCGCCGAGATCATTGCCGGCAGTTTCGGATCCGTACTGATCTGGGGGGACGACGGACTGGCGGACGAATTCCTCCGAATTCTGGATTTACTCAAACGCAAATGGCTTTATGCCCTGTCGGCCGAGCCCATGGAAGTGGTTTCCGAAATCATCGGCCCCCGGGGGACTTCCGCCGGAAGCGCCTGGCTGAAATTTCTCGCCGACGTTTTTGCCCATGATCTGACGTATAATCAGTTCCGCCGCTTTTCCGCCGTGTTTCCCCGGGCGGTCCGTTCCTGGCCGGCCGGCAAACGCACCTGGCGGATTGAACAGCTGCGACGGGTTGTCCGGCATGATTTCAATCTGGCCTGTGTCTTTGCCGACGCCCTCAACCGGGAACTGTCGCTGCTGGCTGAAAAAGGACTGGAACAGTTTGTTTCAGAAGGCCTGGCCCGGTATCAGAAGGACGAATCCCGGGGACTGAAATTTCTGGGGCTGGACACGCGATCCGCGCTGGAAGCCTGCCACCGCCTGCGTGAAACCGGTGTGCTGTCGCTGAATCGGCAACGGTTGTCGACTTATCTGCAGGCCCGGTGCGGTCGGCCGGTCCCGATTCAGCCTGTTTCCGCCATGACCGGTCCGGTCCGGGAAACGGATAATGGGGAAGCGCTGGCCTTTTTCGACGGCCGCACGATTTTCCTGGCCGATGAGATCGGCCGCTTTCCGGATCATCACCGGAACGATTTCCTGTACAAAGCCCTGGCCTGGATCGAGGCGGGCCTGCTTGAGTTCAATACCTTTGATTTTGACCTGGAAAGGTTCGCGGATCTGTACGCTGAAACGGCCGGTTTACAATGTCCGGACGAGGGGGACGCCGGCGACCTGGACCGTTTTTTCAAGGCGTTTCCCGATCCCCGAATCGCCGGCGACCTGTTTTCGGTGTTCGAGTACGGAAGAATCCGCACCCTGCTTGAAAACGCTTATCCCGCGGGTGCCCAACGGTACTTCCCTCTGGCTCGGGAAGAGGCGAGAACCATGCTCCGCTCCGTTGACTTGCCCGCTCTGATGCCGATCCTGTTCGCCGGTATCGCCCTTAATGATGACATGCAGCCATGGCTCGGGGCAGGTGAGCGGAATCGCATCGCCGCCAATAACATTTTCCGGATTTTTACCGCCTTCACGGCCGGTGCCGCATATCCCGAGGCCAGCGCCGCAGGGGTCCGGCAGGTGCTGACCGGTCCGTGCCGGGATATCTTCCCCACCGGCGGAAACTATGTGCCGCTGTCCACCCCCTTTGGCCTGCGGGTGCGTCCGGACCTGTTCTATGCTGCTTTCGCTTCCTACGAGCGACAGGCCGGGATGATCAAGGAAAAAATCGCCCGCCTTTCCGGCCAGTCGGTGCCCCGGTCGATGATCCGGAGGCGGCTCCAGGAACAGGGCGGCAGGCTGTCTCCGGAAGATCTGCGGGAGATGATTCATGATGTCCGGCGGGGCACCACCAGCCAGGACACCGCCGCTGCCCGCGTGACCATCTCTCCGGCGGATCTTGACATGGAAGCGCTGTACCGGGAACTCAATACCGAAGCACCCGGAACGGATGATTTCGGAAGCTGCATTTTTCGTTATCCTGAATGGGATCATCACATCGGCGACTACCTGGCCAGCCATGTCATGGTCCGTCAGCGGACGGTGACGGCGGAACAAACTGACTTTTACCGTGACACCCTGTCCCGGTATGCCGGCCTGGTCAAGAAAATCCGTTACGCCTTTGAAATGCTCAAACCGGAGGGGATAACCGTTCTTCGTAAGTGGCGGGAAGGGGAAGAATTTGATTACCGCCAGCTGCTGGAATATGCCGTCGACAAGAAGGCGGGTCGGACGCCTTCGGAACGGATTTATATCAAACGGCTGAAAAGCCAGCGGGACGTGGCCGTATTGCTGTTGCTGGATTTCTCCCGCTCCACCTCCAACAAGGTGGCCGGATCGGATACGGCCATGGTTCTGGACGTGGAAAAAGAGGCCCTGGTCCTGTTCTGCGAAGCCCTGAGCGTGACCGGTGACTCCTTTGCCATCGCCGGCTTTTCGGGGACCGGGCGCCTGGGGGTCGATTACTTTCAGATTAAATCTTTTGACGAGCCCATCAATGACGACGTCAGGCGCCGGATCGGCATGATCAGTCCGCAGCGGAACACCCGCATGGGCGCCGCCATCCGCCATGCCACGGCCAGGTTCACGGATATGACCGCCCGTACCCGGCTGCTGATTATCATCAGCGACGGTTTTCCGAACGACATTGATTACAAACGGGATTACGCTCTGGCCGACACCCGGCGTTCCCTGCTGGAAGCAAGGACGAAGGGGATTATTGTCCACAGCATCACTATCAATATAGCCGGAGACAGCAAGCTGGATGATCTGTACGGCCGGGTGCGGCACAGCGTGATTTCCGATGTCCGTGAATTGCCTGACCGGCTGGTGCGAATTTATGGACGGCTTACCGGATGAATACAACCATCTCACCGATGATCATTTATAATGATATTTTCAGCTGGGAAGGGTTGAGCAGGAAATTCGGCCTGGCGATAGGGAAAATCCGGCTGCGTATTTTCGACCTCGGTGCGGACGGACCGGCAGACAACGTTCTTTACCTGCGCCCGATCATCATCGTTGTCTCCGATGTGCCGGGAGAAAAGATCTCGGTCAAGGGCTGGGCGGGCCCTCTGGCTTCTTGTATCATCCGGAAGTTTAATATCGATTACCAGCGCATGATGTGGCTGGAGTATTATCCCGCAGTCGAATACGGCCAGCGAAAAACAAAATACATCCAGGAAAAGATTGAGGTGGTTGAATTCGTATGGGAGGCGGGACACGCGGTGCGGCCCCGCTGGCGCCCTCTTGATCCGCCCCTCCTCGACAGGGTCAGGGAACTGGTGCATAAAACATAAAAACGGTTCAAGGTGTAAGGTTTAGGGTGCAAGGTGCAGGGGATAGGATGAAAAGGGCTGGCGATAAAATAGTTTTCCCGGGATTACTGGTATTGCTGGCGCTGGCGGTCGCGGACACCGGCTGGGCCTCTTCCGGCGCGTCCGGAGAAACTGCCGGCGGTATCTCCTGGACATTTCTGGCGGTCGGTTTGTTGGGCGGTCTGGCCCTGTTCCTGTACGGTCTGGAAAAAATGAGCGAGGGCCTGAAAATGGCCGCCGGCCATCAGATGCGGCTGATCCTCGCCGCCATGACCAGCAACCGCGTGATCGCCCTGCTGGTAGGGGCGTTTGTCACCATGGTCATTCAGTCCAGCAGCGCCACCACGGTCATGCTGGTCAGCTTCGTCCAGGCGGAACTGATGACCTTTTCCCGGTCCCTGGGCGTGATTCTGGGCTCGGACATCGGCACCACCGTTACCGTCCAGCTGATCGCGTTCAAATTCGCCGATTACGCGCTTCTGGCCGTGGCCGCGGGTTTCGGCCTGCGAATGCTGGCCCGACGGAGACGGGTAAAAACGATCGGTGATATCGTGCTCGGTTTCGGTCTGATTTTTTACGGCATGAAAATCATGGGTGACGCCATGGCACCCTTGAAGACCAATGCCGACCTGTATTATCTGTTTCACCAGCTGGAAAACCCCCTGCTGGGTTTGCTGGTCGGCATTCTTTTTACCGCCGTTATTCAGAGCAGCGGCGCCTTTATCGGGATTCTTATCGTCCTGGCCGAGCAGGGGCTGATCTCCCTGGAGGCCGGCATCCCGCTGGTACTGGGATCCAATATCGGCACCTGCGTCACCGCCGGTCTGGCCTGCATCGGCATGTCCCGGGAGGCCGTACGGGTGGCCATGGCGCATGTGGCCTTCAAGATCGCCGGCGTGCTGCTGTTTGTTTTCTGGATCCCGGATTTTGCCGATCTGACCCGGAAATTAACGACGCTGCTCAGCGCCGGTCACGGACGGGAGATCGCCAACGCCCATACCGTCTTCAATCTCGGCATGGCCCTGGTATTTCTTCCTTTCACATCCCTTTTTGCCTGGTTTATCATGAAAATAATTCCGGAACGGGCTCAAACCAGACAATCCAAGGATATGCTGACCTGGTATCTGGATGAAAAAAGTATCGAGACACCGGAAGTCGCCATCGGACTGGCCCGCACGGAAATTTCCC harbors:
- a CDS encoding SUMF1/EgtB/PvdO family nonheme iron enzyme — its product is ERSPGDDAVKPLTSGTAEAARGKLPVENAGNSERSPGENAVKPLTPGTAEAARSKLPVENGGNTGRLYVNTNIKNAAITLPDIKQEYSPGMPLAPGQYKVIATAPNHAPIEQIAVVSAGTDNKIDMQFSSDMGTLKVTTDPSDAVIKIMNYDKEFQQGMELPAGEYQIDAESGLARASERVTVFANKENSVSLSLTPAEVFANPLGMKFKWIGPGSFTIGSPTTEAGRHMDEYQHEVTISKGFYIQTTEVTQKQWRSLMGNNPSYFTGCGENCPVENISWLDAQEFIKKLKAKYNMNYDIPTEAEWEYACRAGSKTAIYTGPLSILSLNDGPELDPVAWYGGNSCADYNGADDCSGRKGAQIRCQQCGTHPVAKKRPNAWGLYDMLGNVWELCSDWYNNFPGGYQTGAVTDPRGPTIGTHRIIRGGSWFSEAAQCRSAFHDRSNPTVPSNGVGLRVIIRN
- a CDS encoding lipase family protein, with protein sequence MVKISRSPAVLLLIMISALLFAAPAMAESEKSVSVQSLYSEPSPLPAGVHGDLIKFIEAKVVIPDAPPFDSWQIMYRSSDALGMPNVVTGTVIVPGAWDHGNVVIYCPATQGFSQKCAPSFQLRAGNYWENDNIIAILKAGYAVLISDYPGYTTGGYPSYCNAHNQGHAALDIFKASRQIPHSPFSHSDKVVTWGYDQGGQTAAWAGQLQPSYMPDLNLVGVIAGGVVADLIHVGRTMDGGPGSNYYLLFLAGLYYQYPNEVPLYDLVNEGGREAFEGARDYCVFDGLRIYMHIGTKALTKDGLTINDLIERVPRVAAIVDGMKLGKSPINAPVYLYHGSANPFVPMDQALDLKDAYCKMGMKVSFQVFPTAEHIIPMFQVAPYALAWMKDRFDGAPLDETTLCSTGARPVSDAQKPEDDFVIKMENWHVDGMVEIENLKQQVKLPDTTTMTCGANISSLKLENGSINLPPFKVKVRVAFLPMKVDFRMEQLEPFTGTLYLDSIGTITMNGVVKSHFHVKKWGGKARTSTPVEMKLFFKGPIADFASGKMVLEGEAVIPKMESMNALGGIVSMMSTSMMSGPVKYRYRVYPGDPYMY
- a CDS encoding PilZ domain-containing protein translates to MNDNIIEQRKFKRFFFPNHEMIRAVFSFSDDKGLIFDSKVLNLSELGLGLVVHKTDTNAADDLKAGDILHLKGIVGNPDLEFMREIKSEIRWVVNAQWMDNIGFGCEFIDISAELREKIDSFINVAEEMMDSST
- a CDS encoding STAS domain-containing protein yields the protein MSTSQIIKTGSQVTVKPGINITASIADEFRAELHALVQEKPEFIIIDMSGVEMVDSVGIGVMIAVHNSLSKNGGKLKIKNADRNIKTLFSTMRLDRHFSVEGRA
- a CDS encoding PilZ domain-containing protein; translated protein: MEPSGKKHVIYKPMSSGDAKTVKIFPDPSTGSKLKVKEQSQLISLNEKTAGLRGKKSGKIRYLIDRINYLNFQDETIIINFQHKNHDYKISKHVMPQPCQGETLECVWTDIDDLIPVFKNYRLTNLLIQDNNKVLQVKPRVVSATRTKIVLKLPSMYEEINKRRVKRYDSTGVQVQMVQNSNVYRGTLLDFSTMAFHVRLERKYSPTFKWINSNTKVNLIFKCNKDTVYSGEALIFKQSGTKIHRDIVLEPLNFQIQRFKPKEFRSTRQELVPSPDAIIRHPLTQKSIQLKILDMSGSGFAVDEFKEDAQLLPGLIIPDTILKFGNQFLLKCRGQIIYSQPDKKKDNTVKCGISILDMAINDHMDLLAMLGQAEDRNSYLCDKVDMNLLWEFFFRNGIIYSDNYEFFHKHKEQVKKTYENLYTRNPHIARHFIYQDKGMILGHMAMLRFYEKSWLLCLHTSPDTVPQLHQKLSLLKQSSRYVYESYTFASSNLDYLINYFDANDKFAKSVFSSITHNTRSQKGCSIDSLAYLRYKAKGSENQELPAGYTLSTAVHEELAILESFYENKSGGLMLQSLDLSPKSYGSINNLSNDYLTLGFRRKRYLLSLKLERWLKAVLMVNTSDIGLNMSEFTSCIKIFIIDRKELPAEALFTSLERICRNLKKAIMPIFIYPASAATELGISYEKTYNFWALDTQHTDQFFQQVKRLMEQQETVAASA